From Nicotiana tabacum cultivar K326 chromosome 22, ASM71507v2, whole genome shotgun sequence, one genomic window encodes:
- the LOC107805812 gene encoding protein FAR-RED IMPAIRED RESPONSE 1-like — MDKSQEEEWQIKRFLCKEKEARKTETCPLATMPTSPRSQNTCINITNIFESTSDDDDEEEADREYHGEANDDEEQVLGNELELCDVDRKMENEFSEEDVVIGPISGIQFRDKDTLFAFYKEHGGDTARYITYSCDKARIHKTKFTTKSNNYKARLATVLDDSGCWRVSKVVQDHNHDLLPSISRLMVVHRSVCDSLKRDLVAHDRSGIRPSKNIRLAEVQRGGPQNLGFTPKDCRNFILKSRNFEVQEGDAQPLLNFFREIQVKDREFFYSIDIDNIGRLQNMVWVHSHCKITYEKFYDAICFDTTYLMNRYNMPCATFVGINHHRQSILLGCALMSHEDIDSYKLVFRTWLDAMGNVHPDTIITDQCQSIKVAIAEVMSIWHIFSKLPLYFSGF, encoded by the exons ATGGATAAAAGCCAAGAGGAGGAATGGCAAATTAAACGGTTTCTTTGCAAAGAAAAGGAGGCAAGGAAAACAGAAACTTGCCCCCTAGCTACTATGCCTACTTCTCCACGCTCACAGAACACATGTATTAATATTACTAACATTTTTGAGTCAACATCAG atgatgatgatgaagaagaagccgATAGAGAATATCATGGAGAAGCTAACGATGATGAGGAGCAGGTTTTAGGAAATGAGTTAGAGTTATGTGATGTTGATCGAAAAATGGAGAATGAATTCAGTGAAGAGGATGTGGTTATTGGTCCAATCTCTGGAATCCAATTTAGAGATAAAGATACTTTGTTTGCATTCTACAAAGAACAT GGTGGTGACACTGCCAGGTACATAACTTATAGTTGTGATAAGGCTAGGATTCACAAAACCAAGTTTACCACCAAGAGTAACAATTATAAAGCTAGGCTAGCTACTGTTTTGGATGATTCTGGTTGTTGGCGCGTCTCTAAGGTCGTTCAGGATCACAATCATGATTTGCTCCCATCCATATCGCGCCTGATGGTTGTACATAGGTCCGTTTGTGATTCTTTGAAGAGGGATCTTGTAGCTCACGATCGATCTGGCATTAGACCCTCCAAGAATATTAGACTTGCTGAGGTTCAACGTGGTGGACCGCAAAATTTAGGTTTCACTCCAAAGGATTGTAGAAACTTTATTTTGAAGAGTAGGAATTTTGAAGTGCAAGAAGGGGACGCACAGCCGCTGCTCAACTTTTTTCGTGAAATCCAGGTAAAGGATAGGGAGTTTTTCTATTCAATCGACATTGATAATATTGGTAGGTTGCAAAATATGGTATGGGTGCATTCACACTGTAAGATAACGTATGAGAAATTCTATGATGCGATATGTTTTGATACGACGTACCTTATGAATCGATATAATATGCCATGTGCTACATTTGTTGGCATCAATCACCATAGACAGTCCATCTTACTAGGATGTGCTCTCATGTCTCATGAAGATATCGATAGTTACAaattagtttttagaacttgGCTTGATGCCATGGGAAATGTTCATCCAGATACGATCATAACTGATCAGTGTCAGAGCATTAAGGTAGCCATTGCTGAAGTGATG